A single genomic interval of Shewanella psychropiezotolerans harbors:
- a CDS encoding L,D-transpeptidase family protein gives MFTRCSSAMVFAVLIILFCTRPLLAMDSSEAAFNSLLYQVQFVRLIKPSKQIEQDYRALTLGPMKLKQARVERIKSELQQFWASLGIPTNAMNMKSSENLFQQVISLEPLSKDYLATSNKIRYLLWLDQKGDWSELASNSWLKLGDKHSLVPEISRRLKGLGDLREYNPVSILFDANVKNGVRLFQQRHGLKLDGIIGPETLRWINIKPVKRAELLAINFINKTRYLASIEPSFLIINIPAFELELIDNGQVALQSRVIVGKPYRQTPLLSSRISNLVINPSWRVPRRLLTRDLLPKVREDGGYIQDRNFNVFDRQGEMVSKTAQEWQDLAHGHFPYRLVQKPGEGNTLGRYKFYFENKYSVYLHDTADKELFEESNRALSSGCIRIENVEGLANWMASNLVTDKQTWVDMQTERQKTQWFSLDQSLPVHLVYWTAWVDKWGAAQFRNDIYHRNSTLNLASARASP, from the coding sequence ATGTTTACAAGGTGTTCGAGTGCAATGGTGTTCGCTGTCTTAATTATTTTGTTCTGTACCAGACCACTCCTTGCTATGGATAGCTCAGAAGCCGCATTTAATTCTTTGCTCTATCAAGTTCAATTTGTACGATTAATTAAACCATCAAAGCAAATTGAACAAGATTATAGGGCATTAACCTTAGGGCCCATGAAGTTAAAACAAGCCAGAGTCGAGCGGATTAAATCTGAGCTGCAGCAATTTTGGGCATCCCTAGGGATCCCTACCAATGCAATGAACATGAAAAGCTCGGAGAACTTGTTTCAACAGGTTATTTCCCTGGAGCCACTCTCTAAGGATTATCTAGCCACGAGTAATAAGATCCGCTATTTACTCTGGCTAGATCAAAAAGGGGACTGGAGTGAATTAGCCTCTAACTCTTGGTTAAAGCTGGGCGATAAACATAGCTTAGTACCTGAAATCAGTCGCAGATTAAAGGGGCTAGGCGATTTGAGAGAGTACAATCCGGTCAGTATACTGTTTGATGCTAATGTTAAAAATGGTGTTAGACTTTTTCAACAGCGTCATGGTTTGAAATTAGATGGCATTATTGGCCCCGAAACGCTTCGCTGGATCAATATTAAACCCGTGAAGCGGGCTGAATTGTTAGCGATTAACTTTATAAATAAGACCCGTTACTTAGCCTCAATTGAACCTAGTTTTTTAATTATAAACATTCCAGCATTTGAATTAGAACTTATCGATAATGGTCAAGTGGCATTGCAGTCTCGGGTGATAGTGGGTAAACCCTATCGTCAAACTCCACTATTAAGCAGTCGAATTTCAAACCTGGTGATCAATCCAAGCTGGCGTGTCCCCAGGCGTTTATTAACTCGGGATCTCTTGCCTAAAGTCAGGGAAGATGGCGGTTATATTCAGGATCGAAATTTTAATGTTTTCGATCGTCAGGGAGAAATGGTGAGTAAAACCGCGCAAGAGTGGCAAGATTTAGCTCATGGTCATTTTCCCTATCGTCTCGTTCAAAAGCCAGGAGAAGGCAATACCTTAGGACGCTATAAGTTTTATTTTGAGAATAAATACAGTGTCTATCTACACGATACTGCCGACAAGGAGTTGTTTGAAGAATCTAACCGTGCACTTTCATCCGGGTGTATACGTATTGAAAATGTCGAGGGACTAGCCAACTGGATGGCATCTAATCTGGTAACTGATAAACAGACTTGGGTCGATATGCAGACTGAACGACAAAAGACTCAATGGTTTTCTTTAGATCAGAGTCTACCCGTTCATTTGGTTTACTGGACCGCTTGGGTAGACAAGTGGGGCGCCGCTCAATTTAGAAATGATATATACCATAGAAATTCAACACTTAACTTAGCATCGGCTCGTGCGTCTCCATGA
- the rplY gene encoding 50S ribosomal protein L25 — MSYTIAAEIRTEIGKGSSRRLRHANKVPAVIYGAGKEPISIKFNQKDIINIQENKEFYTDVLTIAVDGKEVSVRVQAMQRHAFKTLIEHVDFTFA; from the coding sequence ATGTCTTATACTATTGCTGCTGAAATCCGCACTGAAATCGGGAAAGGTTCGAGCCGCCGCCTACGTCATGCGAACAAAGTTCCTGCTGTTATCTATGGTGCTGGTAAAGAGCCTATCTCTATCAAGTTTAACCAAAAAGATATCATCAACATCCAAGAAAACAAAGAATTCTACACTGACGTTCTAACTATCGCTGTAGATGGTAAAGAAGTGAGTGTTCGTGTTCAGGCAATGCAGCGTCACGCATTCAAGACTCTTATTGAGCATGTCGATTTTACATTCGCATAA
- a CDS encoding PrkA family serine protein kinase, with protein MGIFEHYQQRYEQKLDEEYSLQEFLEISKQDRSAYASAAERLLLAIGDAEITDTSKDPILSRIFSNRLISRFPAFKDFYGMEEAIEQIVAYLKHSAQGLEESKQILYLLGPVGGGKSSLAEKLKDLMQKIPIYVLTANGVRSPVNDHPFCLFNPDEDSELLAKEYNIPIRYLKCIMSPWAVKRLHEYGGDISKFKVVKVFPSILDQMAIAKTEPGDENNQDISSLVGKVDIRQLEHFAQNDADAYSYSGALCRANQGIMEFVEMFKAPIKVLHPLLTATQEGNYNGTEGLSALPYSGIILAHSNESEWTTFRNNKTNEAFLDRVYIVKVPYCLRMSEEIQIYRKLLSNSELTNAPCAPGSLETLAQFSVLSRIKSPENSSIYSKMRVYDGESLKDTDPKAKSYQEYRDYAGVDEGMQGLSTRFAFKILSKVFNFDQTEIAANPVHLFYVLERQIEQEQFPTETAERYLEFLKGYLIPKYVEFIGKEIQTAYLESYSEYGQNIFDRYVTYADFWIQDQEYRDPDTGQLFDRSALNAELEKIEKPAGISNPKDFRNEIVNFVLRARANNEGSNPLWTSYEKLRTVIEKKMFSNTEDLLPVISFNAKTSTDDQRKHDDFVNRMMKKGYTKKQVRLLSEWYLRVRKSS; from the coding sequence ATGGGCATTTTTGAGCATTACCAACAGCGCTACGAACAGAAACTCGACGAAGAGTATTCTCTGCAAGAGTTTTTAGAGATCAGCAAACAAGACCGAAGTGCATATGCATCGGCTGCCGAACGGCTGCTACTCGCTATCGGTGACGCTGAGATCACAGATACTTCCAAGGATCCAATTCTCAGTCGTATTTTCTCAAACCGGCTGATTTCTCGGTTCCCGGCATTCAAAGATTTCTACGGTATGGAGGAGGCCATAGAACAGATCGTAGCTTACCTTAAACATTCCGCACAAGGTTTAGAGGAATCGAAACAGATATTGTATCTCCTCGGCCCAGTCGGTGGCGGTAAGTCTTCTCTGGCTGAGAAACTGAAAGACTTGATGCAGAAAATCCCTATCTATGTGCTAACCGCCAATGGCGTTAGAAGTCCTGTTAACGACCACCCATTCTGTTTATTTAATCCTGATGAAGACAGTGAGTTATTGGCAAAAGAATACAATATTCCCATCCGATATCTTAAGTGCATCATGTCTCCTTGGGCAGTAAAACGTCTACATGAATACGGCGGCGATATTTCCAAATTTAAGGTGGTAAAGGTTTTCCCCTCCATTTTGGATCAGATGGCCATCGCCAAGACTGAACCTGGTGACGAGAACAATCAAGATATCTCCTCTCTGGTCGGTAAGGTGGATATTCGCCAGCTTGAGCATTTTGCGCAGAATGACGCCGATGCCTACTCATACTCTGGCGCCCTGTGCCGGGCAAACCAAGGCATCATGGAGTTTGTCGAGATGTTCAAAGCGCCAATCAAGGTGCTTCATCCACTACTGACGGCGACTCAGGAAGGCAACTATAATGGCACCGAGGGCTTATCTGCCCTGCCCTACAGCGGCATCATTCTGGCTCACTCTAATGAGTCTGAGTGGACGACGTTTCGCAACAATAAAACCAATGAAGCTTTTCTGGATAGGGTTTATATCGTTAAAGTGCCCTATTGCTTGAGGATGTCTGAGGAGATCCAGATCTACAGGAAATTACTGTCTAACTCTGAGCTAACCAATGCCCCCTGTGCGCCGGGCTCACTGGAAACCTTAGCCCAATTTAGTGTGTTATCCCGTATCAAGTCACCCGAGAACTCATCCATTTACTCCAAGATGCGTGTCTATGACGGTGAAAGCCTGAAAGACACAGATCCTAAGGCAAAGTCCTATCAGGAATATCGCGATTATGCCGGCGTCGATGAAGGTATGCAGGGCCTATCGACACGTTTTGCCTTTAAAATATTATCTAAAGTATTTAACTTCGATCAGACTGAAATAGCGGCCAATCCTGTACATCTCTTCTATGTACTCGAACGTCAGATCGAACAAGAGCAGTTCCCCACCGAAACCGCCGAACGTTATCTGGAATTTCTTAAGGGTTATCTGATCCCTAAATATGTGGAATTTATCGGTAAAGAGATACAAACAGCTTATTTGGAGTCTTACTCTGAGTATGGACAAAATATTTTTGACCGTTATGTCACCTATGCCGATTTCTGGATACAAGATCAGGAATATCGGGATCCTGATACCGGCCAGCTTTTCGACCGTTCCGCACTCAACGCTGAGCTGGAAAAAATCGAAAAACCCGCCGGGATCAGCAACCCCAAAGATTTCAGGAATGAAATTGTCAACTTTGTACTCAGGGCGCGGGCCAATAACGAGGGCTCAAATCCTCTGTGGACTAGTTATGAGAAACTCAGAACCGTCATAGAGAAGAAGATGTTCTCTAATACTGAAGATCTGCTCCCTGTGATCTCTTTCAATGCCAAAACATCCACGGATGATCAGCGTAAACACGATGATTTTGTCAACCGAATGATGAAGAAAGGCTACACCAAGAAGCAAGTCAGACTCCTATCTGAATGGTACCTGAGAGTACGTAAGTCTTCTTAA
- the sodB gene encoding superoxide dismutase [Fe], with the protein MAFELPALPYAKDALEPHISQETIEFHYGKHHNTYVVKLNGLVDGTELAEKSLEEIIKTSTGGIFNNAAQIWNHTFYWNCLSPNGGGAATGAVAKAIDDAFGSFEAFKAKFTDSAVNNFGSAWTWLVKNADGSVAIVNTSNAATPLTDSTVTPIMTVDIWEHAYYIDYRNVRPDYLAHYWELVNWDFVNQNFA; encoded by the coding sequence ATGGCTTTTGAACTACCTGCATTACCGTATGCAAAAGACGCACTAGAACCTCATATCTCGCAAGAGACTATTGAATTTCATTATGGCAAACACCACAACACCTATGTTGTTAAGCTAAATGGTCTAGTTGACGGCACTGAACTTGCTGAAAAAAGCCTTGAAGAGATCATCAAAACGTCAACTGGCGGTATCTTCAACAATGCCGCACAAATCTGGAACCACACTTTCTACTGGAACTGCTTATCACCTAATGGTGGCGGCGCAGCAACGGGTGCAGTGGCTAAGGCGATTGATGACGCCTTTGGTTCTTTTGAAGCGTTCAAAGCTAAGTTCACCGATTCGGCCGTCAATAACTTCGGTAGCGCATGGACTTGGCTAGTTAAGAATGCTGACGGTAGCGTAGCGATTGTTAATACTAGCAATGCTGCTACACCTTTGACCGATAGCACAGTTACCCCAATCATGACAGTCGATATATGGGAACATGCTTACTACATCGATTACCGTAACGTACGTCCTGATTATTTGGCCCATTACTGGGAATTGGTTAACTGGGATTTCGTTAATCAAAATTTCGCGTAA
- a CDS encoding DUF2069 domain-containing protein, which yields MNSTRLFQLCRAGYLALVLMLSAWFINKGITGEYSLVFTAMWIIPLFFPLKGIIEGKPYTYAWASYIICLYMLHGLTLIYVTEDHFLFALVEVLLLGALLIGFPFYARIRGKELGLGLKKKKT from the coding sequence ATGAATTCGACTCGTTTATTTCAACTATGCCGAGCTGGTTATCTGGCATTAGTATTAATGCTCAGCGCTTGGTTTATCAACAAAGGGATCACGGGAGAATATTCTCTGGTATTTACTGCGATGTGGATCATCCCATTATTCTTCCCCTTGAAAGGCATCATCGAAGGTAAACCCTACACCTATGCCTGGGCTAGCTACATCATATGTTTGTATATGCTTCATGGTCTCACCTTAATCTACGTCACCGAAGACCATTTCCTGTTTGCTCTGGTAGAGGTACTCCTGCTAGGTGCCCTGCTGATAGGCTTTCCATTTTATGCCCGTATTCGTGGCAAAGAATTAGGTCTAGGGTTAAAGAAGAAAAAGACGTAA
- the arsC gene encoding arsenate reductase (glutaredoxin) (This arsenate reductase requires both glutathione and glutaredoxin to convert arsenate to arsenite, after which the efflux transporter formed by ArsA and ArsB can extrude the arsenite from the cell, providing resistance.): MTMVSIIHNPRCSKSRQTLALLEERDCEIQIVEYLKFPLNKNEIEDLLTKLGLSARELMRTKETEYKEQDLANTNLTEEQLIQAIVDTPKLLERPIVLANDKAAIGRPPENVLAIL, translated from the coding sequence ATGACTATGGTCAGTATTATTCATAACCCACGCTGCTCTAAAAGCCGTCAAACCCTTGCTTTATTAGAGGAAAGAGATTGCGAAATCCAAATAGTTGAGTATCTGAAATTTCCTCTCAACAAGAATGAAATTGAAGATTTACTCACTAAACTGGGTTTAAGTGCGCGAGAATTAATGCGCACCAAGGAGACTGAATATAAAGAGCAAGACTTAGCCAACACCAACTTGACTGAAGAACAACTCATTCAGGCTATCGTCGATACCCCTAAACTGCTTGAACGCCCCATAGTGCTGGCCAACGATAAGGCCGCTATCGGCCGTCCTCCTGAAAATGTTCTTGCGATTTTATAA
- a CDS encoding type IV pilin protein — translation MKGVVSKGFTLIELVVVIIILGILAVIALPKFINLGQDAHDSAAKGVFGAFRSGVTMYHSCWAASGASARVEDLVCYGDGTVDSSVTGYPLSTTNGGDGTILFGDSCKEVWQGLLEGDDYVLAPHADASFGGQTDIIYWYGAGSSISGGSYCYYNYISDDRSKGSENWQLKYFPGSGETVIVRATLS, via the coding sequence ATGAAAGGTGTTGTTTCAAAAGGTTTTACCCTTATCGAGCTTGTGGTCGTTATTATTATTTTAGGTATTCTAGCAGTTATTGCCCTGCCTAAGTTCATCAATTTAGGTCAAGATGCCCATGACTCGGCGGCTAAAGGGGTTTTTGGGGCATTTCGCTCCGGGGTCACTATGTATCACAGCTGCTGGGCAGCATCGGGAGCCAGTGCTCGTGTTGAAGATCTGGTCTGTTATGGTGATGGCACTGTAGACTCGAGTGTTACAGGTTATCCCTTGAGTACGACTAATGGCGGTGATGGGACTATATTATTCGGTGATAGTTGTAAAGAAGTGTGGCAAGGGCTGCTTGAGGGGGATGACTATGTGTTAGCTCCTCATGCCGATGCCTCATTTGGTGGTCAGACTGATATCATTTACTGGTATGGTGCGGGCTCCTCAATCAGTGGCGGTTCGTATTGTTATTATAATTATATATCCGATGATCGCTCTAAGGGCTCAGAAAATTGGCAGCTCAAATATTTCCCCGGCTCAGGTGAAACTGTGATCGTTCGAGCAACTTTAAGCTAA
- the grxD gene encoding Grx4 family monothiol glutaredoxin: METNETVEKIKAQLAENPIIVYMKGSPKLPSCGFSSQVAEIMINCNAQFAFVDILQNPDIRSELPKYANWPTFPQLWIEGELIGGCDILTEMYQKGELQTLITETAAKYASEDEKNA; the protein is encoded by the coding sequence ATGGAAACAAACGAAACAGTAGAGAAAATCAAGGCACAACTCGCCGAAAACCCAATCATAGTCTACATGAAAGGTTCTCCCAAATTGCCTAGTTGTGGCTTCTCATCCCAGGTTGCTGAAATCATGATCAACTGTAATGCACAATTTGCGTTTGTTGATATTCTGCAGAATCCGGATATCCGCTCTGAACTACCGAAATACGCCAACTGGCCGACTTTTCCTCAGCTCTGGATTGAAGGTGAGTTGATCGGTGGTTGTGATATCTTGACTGAAATGTACCAGAAAGGTGAGCTGCAGACGCTTATCACTGAGACAGCGGCAAAATATGCTTCTGAAGATGAAAAGAACGCTTAA
- a CDS encoding SpoVR family protein, translating into MDNKKKRTPLDDGPDWNFELLQKYLTEIERVAAHYRLDSYPNQIEVITAEQMMDAYAGIGMPLGYTHWSFGKKFIETEQSYKRGQMGLAYEIVINSDPCIAYLMEENTITMQALVMAHASFGHNSFFKNNYLFKTWTDASSIIDYLVFAKNYISQCEELHGIEQVELIVDSCHALMNYGVDRYKRPSEISFKEEQLRQKEREEYLQSQVNDLWRTVPKAHQEQDEKTELRFPEEPQENILYFIEKHAPLLEPWQREIVRIVRKMGQYFYPQKQTQVMNEGWATFWHYTILNHLYDDGLVTDRFMMEFLQSHTNVIVQPSYNSPYYNGINPYALGFNMFIDIRRICEDPTDEDREWFPDIAGSDWLETLHFAMQNFKDESFISQYLSPNIIRQFKLFSILDNDKKNYLSVSAIHDEQGYQDIRQMLSQQYNLSNLEPNIQIHQVAVTGDRSLTLQHIPTNRMPLAKSCQEVVKHLHRLWGFDIRLEEVNEQGVATVIAACPDKEKESDNL; encoded by the coding sequence ATGGATAACAAGAAGAAACGGACACCGCTCGATGATGGGCCAGATTGGAACTTCGAACTGCTGCAGAAATACTTAACCGAAATAGAGAGGGTTGCCGCCCACTATCGGCTCGACTCCTACCCCAACCAAATTGAAGTGATCACCGCAGAACAGATGATGGATGCCTATGCGGGTATCGGCATGCCTTTAGGCTACACCCATTGGTCCTTCGGTAAGAAATTTATTGAGACTGAACAGAGTTATAAACGCGGTCAAATGGGACTGGCTTACGAAATTGTCATCAATTCTGACCCATGTATCGCCTATCTGATGGAAGAAAACACCATCACCATGCAAGCCTTGGTGATGGCTCACGCGAGTTTCGGTCATAACAGTTTCTTCAAAAATAACTATCTTTTTAAAACCTGGACCGATGCCAGTTCTATCATAGATTATCTGGTTTTTGCCAAGAACTATATCAGCCAGTGCGAAGAGCTCCATGGCATAGAGCAGGTTGAGCTGATAGTAGACTCTTGCCACGCTCTGATGAACTATGGGGTCGATAGATATAAGCGGCCGAGTGAGATCTCATTTAAAGAGGAGCAGCTCAGGCAGAAAGAGCGTGAAGAATATCTCCAGAGTCAGGTCAACGATCTGTGGCGCACCGTGCCTAAGGCACATCAAGAGCAGGACGAAAAAACCGAGTTAAGGTTTCCTGAGGAACCTCAGGAAAATATACTTTACTTCATCGAAAAACATGCGCCCTTATTGGAGCCCTGGCAAAGAGAGATAGTGCGGATAGTAAGGAAAATGGGGCAATATTTTTATCCTCAGAAACAAACCCAAGTCATGAATGAAGGCTGGGCCACATTTTGGCATTACACGATTTTAAATCACCTCTATGATGATGGCTTAGTGACAGACAGATTTATGATGGAGTTTCTGCAGAGCCACACCAATGTTATTGTGCAGCCAAGCTACAACAGCCCCTACTACAATGGCATTAATCCTTATGCCTTGGGCTTCAACATGTTTATCGATATCAGACGGATCTGTGAAGATCCTACCGATGAAGACAGAGAGTGGTTTCCTGATATTGCTGGCAGCGACTGGTTAGAGACTTTACATTTTGCCATGCAAAATTTTAAAGATGAAAGCTTCATTAGCCAATACTTGTCACCTAATATCATCAGGCAATTTAAATTGTTCAGTATTTTGGATAATGATAAGAAAAACTACCTTTCAGTCTCAGCGATTCATGATGAGCAGGGATATCAAGATATACGTCAAATGTTATCCCAACAGTACAATCTTTCCAATCTTGAACCCAATATTCAGATCCATCAAGTTGCAGTCACCGGCGATCGTTCACTTACCCTACAACATATTCCAACTAATCGAATGCCTTTAGCTAAAAGTTGCCAGGAGGTGGTAAAACATCTGCACAGGCTCTGGGGATTTGACATCAGATTGGAAGAGGTTAACGAGCAAGGAGTCGCCACGGTTATCGCTGCTTGTCCCGATAAAGAAAAGGAGTCCGATAACCTGTAG
- a CDS encoding DUF2066 domain-containing protein has product MLKTLLNSSIFCAGYLLLQTNLVSAAEVYQLDETLVPVESRSAAQRQKAISIGLREVVLKNSGTKASISHPSVQAKVKNPSSLLSQFGYKEIDGELFLQVSFDHQRIIQLLRDAQLPVWGKQRPLTLIWLVEDDAEARQIVNDESVLDSRELFQSASESNGVPLLFPIMDLDDNMNVTLNDIRGKFVEQVARASQRYQADYFVMASIDTRGESVEYSFALYPKSTGETMSTPLTSKSKVVKDLDTAVNEIISGVSEFYVGRYAIADSGSDLDSYVTFVDITELKQVVEIEKYFKQLSAVKSVQLTQLQGTSAKFKLDLFGTEEDLRRLMKLEPRVSVLGESMPVTPTDDGFDPLPSNEVQGPEYRWQG; this is encoded by the coding sequence ATGCTGAAAACCCTATTAAACTCTTCGATTTTTTGTGCTGGCTATTTATTGTTACAAACCAATCTAGTGAGTGCTGCCGAAGTTTACCAACTCGATGAAACCTTGGTTCCGGTTGAGTCCCGCTCCGCTGCCCAGCGACAAAAAGCCATTTCAATAGGGCTGAGAGAAGTGGTTCTGAAAAATTCAGGCACCAAAGCATCCATCTCTCATCCAAGTGTTCAGGCCAAGGTGAAAAACCCCTCCTCATTACTCAGTCAATTCGGATACAAGGAGATCGACGGCGAGCTTTTTTTACAGGTCAGTTTCGATCATCAACGTATTATCCAGCTCTTAAGAGATGCTCAATTACCGGTCTGGGGCAAACAGAGGCCTTTGACCTTGATATGGCTCGTTGAGGACGATGCGGAAGCAAGACAGATCGTCAATGATGAATCTGTGCTCGATAGCCGGGAGCTGTTCCAATCTGCTTCAGAATCGAACGGGGTACCTTTACTGTTTCCTATCATGGATCTCGATGACAACATGAATGTGACCCTCAATGATATTCGCGGCAAGTTTGTCGAACAGGTGGCTAGGGCATCTCAGCGTTATCAGGCTGATTATTTCGTTATGGCGTCTATCGACACGCGTGGAGAGTCCGTCGAATATAGCTTTGCCTTGTATCCCAAATCCACTGGCGAAACCATGTCGACCCCACTAACGAGTAAAAGCAAAGTGGTTAAAGATCTCGATACTGCGGTGAATGAGATTATCTCAGGGGTGAGTGAATTTTATGTTGGACGCTATGCGATTGCGGACTCGGGCAGCGACCTAGATAGTTATGTAACGTTTGTTGATATTACCGAACTCAAACAAGTGGTCGAAATTGAGAAATATTTTAAGCAACTCAGTGCCGTAAAATCAGTTCAGCTGACACAATTACAAGGCACTTCGGCTAAGTTTAAATTGGATCTATTCGGCACCGAAGAAGATCTACGCAGATTGATGAAACTCGAACCTAGAGTCAGTGTCTTGGGTGAGTCAATGCCTGTGACACCGACCGATGATGGATTTGATCCACTGCCTTCTAACGAGGTGCAAGGCCCCGAGTATCGCTGGCAAGGCTAG
- a CDS encoding DUF882 domain-containing protein — protein sequence MFSMVPSKVYASRSTKGVRRLGFYNLHTGERGQGSYWVDGNYQSEILSDFSHILRDHRRNESAPMDKRLYNLLFKLKESLNIEQEFNVISGYRSPKTNAMLAAKSSGVAKKSYHMKGMAMDIALEDVKLTDLRDAAIELKLGGVGYYPRSGFIHVDTGPVRTWS from the coding sequence ATGTTTTCGATGGTTCCTTCTAAAGTTTATGCAAGTCGTTCGACGAAAGGCGTTCGTCGTTTAGGTTTTTATAATTTGCATACCGGGGAGCGTGGGCAGGGAAGCTATTGGGTGGATGGAAATTACCAAAGTGAGATTTTGTCAGATTTTAGTCATATTTTGAGAGATCATCGACGTAATGAATCGGCGCCTATGGATAAGCGCCTCTATAATTTGCTATTTAAGCTCAAAGAGTCGCTAAACATAGAGCAGGAATTCAATGTTATCTCGGGATATCGCTCACCTAAGACTAACGCCATGTTAGCGGCTAAAAGCAGCGGTGTAGCCAAGAAAAGCTATCATATGAAAGGTATGGCTATGGATATTGCGCTTGAGGATGTGAAGTTGACTGATCTTCGAGATGCGGCCATTGAACTTAAGTTAGGCGGTGTCGGTTACTACCCCAGATCTGGGTTTATTCATGTCGATACCGGTCCGGTCCGTACTTGGTCATAA
- a CDS encoding YeaH/YhbH family protein: MANFIDRRLNAKGRSTVNRQRFINRYKQQIKKAVSDAVTRRSVTDVDKGERIGIPTKDISEPSFHQAQGGIRERVHPGNDQFIKGDKIERPPGGGGQGSGQGDASDSGEGDDDFVFQISKDEYLELLFEDLELPNLQNNRLNKLVEYQVYRAGFTNDGVPANINIVRSLRSSLARRIAMSSSKKKLLGELEIELEELENTPGAEAERILFLKEQIEELKQKIAKVPFIDTFDLRYNNFAKREVPSSQAVMFCLMDVSGSMDQATKDMAKRFYILLYLFLTRTYKNLDVVYIRHHTQAKEVDEHEFFYSQETGGTIVSSALKLMHQIQKERYPESEWNIYAAQASDGDNWADDSPGCKQILEKKLLPVVRYFSYIEITNRAHQTLWREYEGLQKSFDNIAVQHIKQAEDIYPVFRELFKKQAV, from the coding sequence ATGGCGAATTTCATAGACAGAAGACTCAATGCTAAGGGAAGAAGTACGGTTAACCGTCAACGATTTATCAATCGCTACAAGCAACAGATTAAAAAAGCCGTGAGTGATGCGGTGACGCGTCGTAGCGTTACCGATGTCGATAAGGGCGAGAGAATTGGTATTCCCACCAAGGACATCAGTGAGCCTTCATTTCATCAAGCCCAAGGTGGAATAAGAGAACGAGTCCATCCCGGCAACGATCAGTTTATCAAAGGAGACAAGATTGAACGTCCGCCGGGCGGTGGAGGCCAAGGTTCGGGTCAGGGAGATGCTTCCGATTCAGGAGAAGGCGACGACGATTTCGTATTTCAAATTTCGAAAGACGAATACTTAGAACTGCTTTTTGAAGATCTAGAACTACCTAACCTGCAGAATAATCGACTCAACAAATTAGTCGAATATCAGGTTTATCGAGCCGGGTTTACCAATGATGGTGTCCCAGCCAATATCAATATTGTCCGTTCATTGAGGTCTTCACTGGCAAGACGTATCGCCATGTCTTCGAGTAAGAAGAAGTTACTCGGTGAGCTAGAGATTGAACTCGAAGAGCTCGAGAATACCCCGGGCGCCGAAGCCGAACGTATATTGTTTTTGAAAGAGCAAATTGAAGAGCTAAAACAGAAGATAGCTAAAGTGCCTTTTATTGACACATTCGATTTAAGGTACAACAACTTTGCTAAACGTGAGGTCCCCTCGAGTCAGGCCGTCATGTTCTGTCTGATGGACGTATCAGGCTCTATGGATCAGGCAACGAAAGACATGGCCAAGCGCTTCTATATCTTGCTGTACCTCTTTCTAACCCGTACCTATAAGAATTTAGACGTTGTCTATATTCGTCACCATACCCAAGCAAAAGAGGTCGATGAACATGAGTTCTTCTACTCACAAGAAACCGGTGGCACCATAGTCTCCAGTGCGCTGAAACTGATGCACCAGATCCAGAAGGAACGTTATCCGGAGAGTGAGTGGAATATCTATGCGGCGCAAGCATCTGACGGTGATAACTGGGCCGACGACTCACCCGGTTGTAAGCAAATACTGGAGAAGAAACTATTGCCTGTAGTGCGTTACTTTAGCTACATAGAGATCACCAACCGAGCTCACCAGACACTGTGGCGCGAATATGAGGGCCTACAGAAGTCTTTCGATAACATAGCCGTACAGCATATCAAACAAGCAGAAGATATATATCCTGTGTTTAGAGAACTCTTCAAGAAGCAAGCTGTATAA